The following nucleotide sequence is from Cetobacterium somerae ATCC BAA-474.
TATAGGGGCTACTAATTTTTTTTCTCTTTCTGTAACTATTGAAACGTCAGCATCTTTCTTTACAATTTTAGAAAAAGATTTAGTTCCATAAGTTTTTACATCTGCAACATATCCACCTGAAATTGGTATTGATACAACTGGTATATCTTTTTTTATAATATCTTTATTTTTATAATTTTCATGAAATTTTTCATTTAACTCAAGTATTTTCCCATCTCTTATTTTAGGAGATTTTCCTCCCATTACAACAGTTACTATATTAGCATTATCTTTATCACTTAAAACCGTTATATTAAATCTTGATTTCGTATGATATCCTGTTTTTAAACCATAAATACCTTCTTTTCCTAAAAGATGAATTGTACTTTTTAACTTATAACTTCCATTTTTTATTTCAGCAGTTTTTTGTCTTGCAATTGCTATATATTCAGGATACTTTAAAGCTTCTATAGATAATCTATATATTCCATTAGCTGTTCCCATATCCAATTTTTTTCTAGTCATATGATCTGGTAATCCTGCAGGAGTATGAAATTCTAATTCATTTTCTAAACCTAAACTTTTAGCCTTTGCATTCATCATATCTATAAATCTTGGAATACTACCTTTTCCAGAATGTTTAGCTAGAGCATAAGCAGCATTATTAGCAGATTTTATAGCTGCCGATTTAAGCAAATCTAGTACTATTATTTTTTCTCCACTCTCCATAGGAATAGAGCTTCCTCCAGCACTTAAAATTTCCCAATCAACCGTTACTTCATCGTATAAGCCAATGTTTCCTTTTCTTATTTCATCTAAAGTCACTAATATAGTCATAACTTTAGTTACAGAAGCTAATGGTATTTATGAGTTGAATTCTCTTGGTAAAATATATTACCTTCACCATCTCCCAATACATAAGCTCTATAATCTGGAATATTATCTTTTACTACTTTGCTTTGAGTACTTTTTGAAAAAGATAAAGTTGATGCAATTAATACGAAAACCACAACTAATTTCTTCATAGCTTCTTCCTCCAAATAAAAAAATTTAGGAACTATATTTTTATAGTTCCTAAATATTATACATTATTTTTGTTTTTTAGCCAAGTAGTCTTCTATAGCTTCTTTTAGAGCCTCTTCTGCTAGAACAGAACAGTGCATTTTCGTAGCTGGTAATCCACCTAAAGCTTCTGCAACCACTTTATTTGTTATTGCTAATGCTTCGTGAATATCCTTACCTAAAACCATTTCAGTTGAAACTGATGATGTTGCTATTGCTGATGCGCATCCAAAAGTTCTAAATTTAACATCTGTTATTATATCATTTTCTATTTTTAAAAATATTTCCATAATATCTCCGCAAGATGGGTTTCCAACTTTACCATATCCATCAGGATTTTCCATAGTTCCTACGTTTCTAGGGTTCATAAAATGATCCATTACTTTTTCTGTATATTGCATAATTTTCTCCTTAGTTTTTAATTGTTTTTATTTTCTATATTCATTCCATAAAGGTGATAACATTCTTAATTTTTCAACAACTTTTACAACTTGCTCTATTGTATAATCTATTTCCTCTTTCGTATTATACTTTCCTAAACTAAATCTTATAGTTCCATGAGCAAATTCGGGTTCAATTCCCATTCCTAATAGAACGTGTGACGCTTGTAATTCATCCGATGAACATGCTGATCCAGAGCTTACAGCTACACCTAAATAGCTTAAAGATAAAAGAATTGATTCTCCTTCTAAATATTTAAAAGTTATACTTGAAGTTCCTGGTAATCTCTCTACTGATTTTCCATTCACTACAACT
It contains:
- a CDS encoding D-alanyl-D-alanine carboxypeptidase family protein, with protein sequence MTILVTLDEIRKGNIGLYDEVTVDWEILSAGGSSIPMESGEKIIVLDLLKSAAIKSANNAAYALAKHSGKGSIPRFIDMMNAKAKSLGLENELEFHTPAGLPDHMTRKKLDMGTANGIYRLSIEALKYPEYIAIARQKTAEIKNGSYKLKSTIHLLGKEGIYGLKTGYHTKSRFNITVLSDKDNANIVTVVMGGKSPKIRDGKILELNEKFHENYKNKDIIKKDIPVVSIPISGGYVADVKTYGTKSFSKIVKKDADVSIVTEREKKLVAPIKAGTVVGSYKVLVNGEVVFKDKLIVKRDVEKKKLMDKIMEIF
- the nifU gene encoding Fe-S cluster assembly scaffold protein NifU; its protein translation is MQYTEKVMDHFMNPRNVGTMENPDGYGKVGNPSCGDIMEIFLKIENDIITDVKFRTFGCASAIATSSVSTEMVLGKDIHEALAITNKVVAEALGGLPATKMHCSVLAEEALKEAIEDYLAKKQK